The DNA sequence GTATAATGGGTTTCAAGGTGGGGCAGGGCTTGGGTTTTTTGGTGGCTCTGGCCGGAATTCTCTGGCTTTCCAGATCGCTCTCCGTCGTGTATGTTCGTTCTCGAACTCAAAAAGGATAAAAAACACCTCCGTGATGTCGCGGAGGTGTTTTTTTATGCGAATCAATATTCAGTATATAGGGAATATTTGGCGTGCATTATTGAATATACTTTATACTGTATTTTGGAACGGGGCTTTCTTGAGATGCACGGTGAAAGGGAGTATTCTTAGATGGAGAAGTTTTTAACAATCTCAGAGGAGGGGGAATATGTCGCTCAACACGACAGAAGTCATCGCCAGAACCAGTGAGATCGTGTCTCCCTGGAAATCGAAACACGGGGGGCTGATCCCCATCCTTCAGAGCATCCAGGGAGAGTTCGGTTATCTTCCCATGGAGGCCTTGAAGACGGTTTCCAAGGATCTAAAGATTCCGGAGGCGGAGATCTACGGAGTGGCCACTTTTTACGCTCAGTTTCATCTGAATCCGAGGGGACGCCATGTAGTGAGGGTCTGCCGAGGAACGGCATGCCACGTCAGAGGAAGCCAGAAGATCCTCGACATGGTGAAGGAGATAACCGGTATAAACGAGAACGAGACCACCAAGGACCTGCGTTTCACCATCGAGCCGGTGGCCTGTCTCGGGGCCTGCGGTCTGGCGCCGGTCATGATGGTCGACGATCAGACCTTCGGACGTCTGGAACCCGGCAAGGTGCGGGAAATTCTGGAGAAGTTTGAGTAGCCTGAGAGGTGGGGGAATATGGCTAAGATCAAAAGCCTGGACGAGTTGCGCAGGATAAAGACGTCTGCCTCGGATCTGACCGCTGCGAGATCCAGCAATGCCGTGAAGGTCATAGTAGGGATGGGGACCTGCGGTATCGCCGCTGGCGCCAGAGAGGTTATGGACGCCGTTCTAAAAGAGATAGAGAAAAGAGGGCTTAAGGAGGTATCGGTGCAGACAACCGGCTGTATCGGTATGTGCCAGGAGGAGCCTCTTTTGGACGTGATTTATCCCAACAAAGGGAGAATCACCTACGGCAGAGTGACCCCGGAGGACGTCCCCAGGATAGTGTCGGAGCACGTCGTAAACGGTCGTATCGTCGAGGACCTGGTAATCGCCAGGGTCGACGACTAACGGAGGGCCGTCATGTATAGAGCTCACGTTCTCGTATGCGGCGGTACAGGCTGTACGTCCAGCGGATCCCACGGGGTTATGGACGGTCTTAAATCCGAGCTGAGAA is a window from the Dethiosulfovibrio russensis genome containing:
- a CDS encoding (2Fe-2S) ferredoxin domain-containing protein, with the translated sequence MAKIKSLDELRRIKTSASDLTAARSSNAVKVIVGMGTCGIAAGAREVMDAVLKEIEKRGLKEVSVQTTGCIGMCQEEPLLDVIYPNKGRITYGRVTPEDVPRIVSEHVVNGRIVEDLVIARVDD
- the nuoE gene encoding NADH-quinone oxidoreductase subunit NuoE translates to MSLNTTEVIARTSEIVSPWKSKHGGLIPILQSIQGEFGYLPMEALKTVSKDLKIPEAEIYGVATFYAQFHLNPRGRHVVRVCRGTACHVRGSQKILDMVKEITGINENETTKDLRFTIEPVACLGACGLAPVMMVDDQTFGRLEPGKVREILEKFE